Sequence from the Sulfuricurvum sp. IAE1 genome:
GCCTCCGTCGTATTCGAAACCCGCTCCGGCACGAATGCCTGAAAACAATCTCCCCGAGATTGATATCAACGAAGACGAAATTCCGTTTTAACGAAAGTACAAGGATAGAACCATGTCAGAAAAAAGAAAATACAAAAAACGCTATTGCAAATACTGCGAAGCCAAAGTTGACTACATCGATTACAAAGACGTTGCGTCTTTGAAATACTCGCTCTCTGAGCGTTACAAAATCATGCCCCGCCGTTTGACAGGCAACTGCAAACGCCACCAGGACATGGTCACCATCGCGATCAAACAAGCGCGTGCGGCTGCCCTCGTTCCTTACACCGTATCACGCAAAGTGGTTGCGG
This genomic interval carries:
- the rpsR gene encoding 30S ribosomal protein S18 yields the protein MSEKRKYKKRYCKYCEAKVDYIDYKDVASLKYSLSERYKIMPRRLTGNCKRHQDMVTIAIKQARAAALVPYTVSRKVVAGAPFEEIR